Part of the Planococcus plakortidis genome is shown below.
TAGATGACCGGCGCTTTGGAATTGCGCAAGTAGCGGGCGACGGGATAATCATCGGAATAACCGTAGGCACCGTGAATTTGGACCGCATCGTCTGCGGCTTTATTGGCAAAATCACATGCCTGCCATTTTGCAAGCGAGGTTTCACGCGTATTGCGCTTGCCGTTGTTCTTCAATTCACCCGCCCGGTAGACAAGCAAGCGGCTCATCTGATAGCCTGCTTCCATATTGGCGAGCATCTGTTGCACCAGTTGATGCTCACCGATCGGCTTGCCGAAGGTCGTCCGTGTCTTGCAGTAATCCAGGGATGCTTCCAGACAGGCCATCATCAAGCCGCATGCGCCGGCAGCGACCGTGAAACGGCCATTGTCCAGTGACGCCATCGCAATCTTGAACCCTTCGCCTTCTTCGCCGAGCCGGTTGCTTGACGGGATGCGCACATCCTCCATGAACAATTCACCCGTATTGCCGGCACGTATGCCGTATTTTCCTTTGATGGCTTTGGAAGAAAACCCTGCCCGTCCACGTTCCACGATAAATGCCGAAATGCCGCCATGCGTTTTTTCCTTATCGGTATAGGCGAAGATGAGGAAATGGTCTGCTTGATCGCAGAGTGAAATCCAAGTTTTTTGCCCGTTCAGTACGTAATCGTCCCCATCGCGTTTGGCCGTTGTCGAAAGTGCCGCCACATCCGAGCCGGCTCCTGGCTCCGTCAATCCGAAGGCGCCAATTTTTTCGCCTTTCGCCTGTGGGATCAAAAACTGCTGTTTTTGTTCTTCCGTTCCCCATTGCAAAAGCGATAGTGAATTCAAACCGGTATGCACCGAAACAGCCGTGCGGAATGTGGTATCGCCGCGCTCCAGTTCTTCGCAGACGATCGCGAGCGAATTATAATCCATGCCGCTGCCGCCGTAAACTTCGGGAATGCATACCCCCATAAGCCCGAGATCGGCCAGGCGCTGCCAGATTTCTTCCGGGAAACTCCCCTTGATGTCCCAGTCTTTTATATGTGGCATTATTTCTTCATCGACAAACTTCCGGACGGTTTTACGCAGCATCTTTTGTTCTTCGCTATGTTCAAAATCCATGCTGTTCCCTCCTTGCTAGTTGTGATGCGTTGCCCGCTGCACTGTTTCGTGTATGTTTACGCCGCGCTTCTTCATTTCGGCGATGTATTCAGCACCCGGCACAATCTGTTCCGGTGGATAGACGCCGCGTTTTTGGATGCGCCCATCGGCGATCATCTGCGCCACCACGGAAATGCTGTAGGCCGTGGCCTGCGCCATCGCCGTCACACCGGTTGACTCATCGCGAATGGTTACCATTTCATATCGGTATGTGCACTCCTCTTGCTCTTTCACGCCGGAAACCGTCACGCGCAAAAGCACGGCATCTTTCTCGTCACCGAGTTCCGTAATCGGCTCGAGCACTTTCAGCAATACTTCGCGGAGTGACACTTCATGCCCGCCTGCGGTCACTTTTCCTTCATGATCCGTCAAGCCCAATTCGACAAGTAAGCGAAACTTATCGGCGTGTCCCCGGTAACGGATCGTTTTGTATTCCAGCGAATCCACATCCTGGAACGTTTTCGTCAAAGTCGACGTGCCGCCGGATGTATGGAACGCTTCCAACTCGCCGAAGCCTTCAAATGCGATCGGCTCGATTTCCGATAACGATTCGACTTCTTCCAGTTCACCGCCGCGGATGACATGCGACGGGTCGGTGTAATGGTCGAAAACGCCTTCGAGCGAGAAAACGTGTTTGTATTCGAGCGGCGGTTCCGGATGGAGCGGTATGCCCCCGACATAAATCCGGATCGATTCGACCTCGTCCAATTGACTCGCACCATAGCCGGTTAAAATATTGATCATTCCTGGCGCAACGCCCAGGTCGGGGATGATGGTCACGCCTTGGCTCGACGCTTGCTCATGCATGGCGAGCACCTTATCCGTAGCACCGCCGATATGCCCTCCGAGATCGACCGAATGAACACCGCATTCAATCGCAAGTTTCGCTACTTTCTCATTAAATGTATAGAATAGCGCATTGATCACGACATCCGCCTGTGCGATGACTTGCTTCAGTTCGTCGTCACGGCCGGCATCCATCTTGGCGATTTCCAGCCGGGAATCGCCCAATTGCCGGCGGAACGCTTCCGCTTTTTCCGTAGTCCGGTCCGCCAGAATCACTTTCTCTACCTGCTCGTTGCGAAGTAAATCACGCGCTGCTTGTTTTCCCATCAATCCAGCTCCGAGTACCGCAAATTTCATCTCCGCCGCCCCCTTTATGCTTCGTTGTCGATCTGTGCACGCTGCAATTTGCCGCTAAAATCCACATAGACGCTTTTCCATTCCGTGAAGACGTCGAGTGCCGCGACGCCTGAATCGCGGTGGCCATTGCCGGTGCCTTTCGTGCCGCCAAACGGCAAATGGATTTCAGCCCCCGTGGTGCCTGCGTTGATGTAGACGATGCCGGTATCGAGGTCGCGCTGCGCTTTGAATGCCCGGTTGACATCCGCCGTGAAAATCGAACTCGACAAGCCGTAAATGACGCCGTTATTCACTTCAATCGCTTCTTCAAAACTTGCGACCTCAATCAAAGAAATAACCGGGCCGAAAATTTCTTCCTGCGCAATACGCATGTCCGGCGTGACACCTGCAA
Proteins encoded:
- a CDS encoding acyl-CoA dehydrogenase family protein yields the protein MDFEHSEEQKMLRKTVRKFVDEEIMPHIKDWDIKGSFPEEIWQRLADLGLMGVCIPEVYGGSGMDYNSLAIVCEELERGDTTFRTAVSVHTGLNSLSLLQWGTEEQKQQFLIPQAKGEKIGAFGLTEPGAGSDVAALSTTAKRDGDDYVLNGQKTWISLCDQADHFLIFAYTDKEKTHGGISAFIVERGRAGFSSKAIKGKYGIRAGNTGELFMEDVRIPSSNRLGEEGEGFKIAMASLDNGRFTVAAGACGLMMACLEASLDYCKTRTTFGKPIGEHQLVQQMLANMEAGYQMSRLLVYRAGELKNNGKRNTRETSLAKWQACDFANKAADDAVQIHGAYGYSDDYPVARYLRNSKAPVIYEGTREIHTLMQAEYVLGKRQDKELNRMLPAWPFG
- a CDS encoding saccharopine dehydrogenase family protein, coding for MKFAVLGAGLMGKQAARDLLRNEQVEKVILADRTTEKAEAFRRQLGDSRLEIAKMDAGRDDELKQVIAQADVVINALFYTFNEKVAKLAIECGVHSVDLGGHIGGATDKVLAMHEQASSQGVTIIPDLGVAPGMINILTGYGASQLDEVESIRIYVGGIPLHPEPPLEYKHVFSLEGVFDHYTDPSHVIRGGELEEVESLSEIEPIAFEGFGELEAFHTSGGTSTLTKTFQDVDSLEYKTIRYRGHADKFRLLVELGLTDHEGKVTAGGHEVSLREVLLKVLEPITELGDEKDAVLLRVTVSGVKEQEECTYRYEMVTIRDESTGVTAMAQATAYSISVVAQMIADGRIQKRGVYPPEQIVPGAEYIAEMKKRGVNIHETVQRATHHN